A region of the Verrucomicrobiota bacterium genome:
GATCAACGCCAGGGCGGCTCCGCTCCCCCCCACCCCGGGCTTGAGCAGGACGGCATTGCCGGCAACGAGGGACTGAATCAGCTGCACGCCCGGCAACAGGAGCGGATAATTACCAGGGCCAATGATGAGGACGACGCCGAGGGGTTCGCGATGAATCTCACGCCGGACGCCGGCAAGCCAGAGAGGCAATTCGCGGCGGCCCAGGCTTCGTTTGGCCAGGATGGACGCCGCATGGCGTTCGAGGAAACGACAGGCCTCGGCCAGGGGGAGCACTTCGGCGGTGAGTGACTCGAGCGCGGGCCGCTGGCGGGCGGAAGCGGAGGCTTCGGCGAGTGTAGAAGCGTGGTCGGCAATCAAGTGACGGAGTTCCCGAACGCGGTCAAGCCGTTCTGTGAGCGGCGTATCGGCCCATCGCGTTTGTGCGACGCGCGCCGCTGAGAGAGCAGCAGGAATGGACGCCATCTCCACCCGCGCGAGACTCACGGCGAGGCCGGCGGAAGCGTTGTGGGTCACCATGTTCACGAGGTGGGTCCGGAATGGAGTCCCAACCTGTTCCCCATTGCGGCGAAGATGCCGGTCTTCTCCTGAGAAACCGCCGGTCGCTCGTCGGGTCGGACGGAGGTGAGAGGCTCGGAGGGAAGGCCGAACTCCTCGAGCAGAAGGCGCGAGCTGATGCGGGCGCTCTCAAAGATGACCGGCAAACCGCTGCCGGGATGCGTGCCACCGCCGACGAGATACATGCCGTCGAGATCCTCAAATCGATTGTGCGGGCGCAGGTGCAGCATCTGGTCGAGCGAATGCGCGAGGTTGAAGGTCGCGCCGCGATAGATTTCGTAACGCGAATCCCAGTCCGCCGGCGTGATGACGCGCTCGTAGCGGACGCTCTTCTCGATGTCGCCGTAGCCGGCTTGCGCGATTTTATCGAACAGGAGTCTTCGGAAGCGTGAACGTTCCTTGGTCCAGTCGATGTTGGGATGCTGATGGGACACCGGGGAGAGAACGTAGAGCGCGCTATGGCCCTTGGGCGCGAGCGTGGGGTCCGTGACGCAGGCGTTTTGGACGTAGAAGCTCGGGTCCTCGCTGAGAACGTGTTTGTTCTCAATGTCGTCCAGATTCTTTTCGTAATCGCCGGCGATGTGGATCGTGTGATGCGGCAGATCGAAGGTGCCTTCGACGCCGAGGTACATCATGAAGGTCGAGCAGGAGTATTTTTTCCTGGCCAGCTTCTTGTTGGTCCACTTGCGGCGCAGGTGGTCGGGCACCATGCGCTCCATGGCGCGGGCGAAGTCGGCGTTGACGACCACGGCGTCCGCGCGATGGATACCCTCACGGGTGCGGACGCCCACGGCCCGGCGACCGGTGAAGAGGATTTCTTCGACCGGCTCGTTGAGACAAATCTCCACCCCGAGGCGTTGCGCGACACGGGCCATCGCGGCGGTGATGGCCGCGCACCCGCCGATCGGGTGGAACACGCCGTATTCGTATTCGAGAAAGCTGAGGATGCTGAACAGGCTCGGGCAGCGAAACGGCGACATGCCCAGGTATTTCGACTGGAAACAAAACGCGAGCCGCACACGCTCATCCTTGAAGAAACGCTTGAGATAGGTGTCCACCGACTGATGCGGACGCAGCATCGGCAGCATTTTCAGCAGCCGCATCTGCACCAGGTCCTGCCAGCCGAGGAAGGGCGTTTCGAGGCACGGCTCCATGGCGGCGAGCTTGGTCCGGTTCTCGTTCAGG
Encoded here:
- the crtI gene encoding phytoene desaturase, translating into MTKETLIIGAGPGGLASAILLASAGVKVKVLERLPVIGGRTSSIEADGYKFDLGPTFFLYPRVLDEIFRAAGTSLRDEVPMERLDPQYRIQFGRGGRLDCTPNVANMEKQIAALSPADAPGFRRFLNENRTKLAAMEPCLETPFLGWQDLVQMRLLKMLPMLRPHQSVDTYLKRFFKDERVRLAFCFQSKYLGMSPFRCPSLFSILSFLEYEYGVFHPIGGCAAITAAMARVAQRLGVEICLNEPVEEILFTGRRAVGVRTREGIHRADAVVVNADFARAMERMVPDHLRRKWTNKKLARKKYSCSTFMMYLGVEGTFDLPHHTIHIAGDYEKNLDDIENKHVLSEDPSFYVQNACVTDPTLAPKGHSALYVLSPVSHQHPNIDWTKERSRFRRLLFDKIAQAGYGDIEKSVRYERVITPADWDSRYEIYRGATFNLAHSLDQMLHLRPHNRFEDLDGMYLVGGGTHPGSGLPVIFESARISSRLLLEEFGLPSEPLTSVRPDERPAVSQEKTGIFAAMGNRLGLHSGPTS